From the genome of Streptomyces sp. NBC_01116, one region includes:
- a CDS encoding aldolase/citrate lyase family protein yields the protein MGQQEKVATSLAGAVSEEISASLTAVDAELARRYPGDPGTRQPVHTVYVPGDVFEPGTLRSWGDQALAALDEHAPDAASFAAVLGIPEELAGPVHDRVRAKLEREPVEDLRIDFEDGYGPRPDAEEDEAAARAARLVAEAYANGTAAPYMGIRMKCMEAGVRDRGIRTTDVFLSGLMAAGGLPEGLVLTLPKVTYPEQVTAFVQLLEAFEKAHGLDAGRIGFEIQIETSQSILAADGTAAVARMIDAARGRATGLHYGTFDYSACVGVSAAYQASDHPAADHAKAVMQVAAAGTGVRVSDGSTNVLPVGPADRVHEAWRLHYGLTRRALARAYYQGWDMHPAHLPTRYAAVYAFYREGLEQAAARLAAYVAKAGGDVMDEPATAKALSGYLLRGIDCGALDTAEVAGLTGLARADLEAFASPRRGDLTVTAP from the coding sequence ATGGGTCAGCAGGAGAAGGTGGCAACGAGCCTCGCCGGTGCGGTCAGCGAGGAGATCAGTGCCTCCCTCACGGCGGTCGACGCGGAACTCGCCCGTCGCTACCCAGGCGATCCCGGCACCCGCCAGCCCGTGCACACCGTCTACGTGCCCGGCGACGTCTTCGAGCCCGGCACTCTGCGCTCCTGGGGCGACCAGGCGCTGGCCGCCCTCGACGAGCACGCCCCGGACGCCGCGTCGTTCGCCGCCGTCCTCGGCATCCCCGAGGAGCTGGCGGGGCCGGTCCACGACCGCGTACGCGCCAAGCTGGAGCGCGAGCCCGTCGAGGATCTGCGCATCGACTTCGAGGACGGCTACGGCCCCCGCCCGGACGCCGAGGAGGACGAGGCCGCCGCCCGCGCCGCCCGGCTGGTCGCGGAGGCGTACGCGAACGGCACCGCGGCCCCGTACATGGGCATCCGGATGAAGTGCATGGAGGCCGGCGTCCGTGACCGGGGCATCCGCACCACGGACGTCTTCCTCAGCGGGCTGATGGCGGCCGGCGGTCTGCCCGAAGGGCTCGTGCTGACCCTCCCGAAGGTCACGTACCCCGAGCAGGTCACCGCCTTCGTCCAGCTCCTCGAAGCCTTCGAGAAGGCGCACGGCCTCGACGCCGGACGCATCGGCTTCGAGATCCAGATCGAGACCAGCCAGTCGATCCTCGCCGCCGACGGGACCGCCGCCGTCGCCCGCATGATCGACGCCGCGCGCGGCCGGGCGACCGGACTGCACTACGGGACCTTCGACTACAGCGCCTGCGTCGGCGTCAGCGCCGCCTACCAGGCCAGCGACCACCCGGCCGCCGACCACGCCAAGGCCGTCATGCAGGTCGCCGCCGCGGGCACCGGCGTGCGCGTCTCCGACGGATCGACCAACGTCCTGCCCGTGGGTCCGGCCGACCGGGTCCACGAGGCCTGGCGGCTTCACTACGGCCTCACCCGCCGGGCTCTCGCCCGTGCGTACTACCAGGGCTGGGACATGCACCCCGCCCACCTGCCGACGCGCTACGCGGCCGTCTACGCCTTCTACCGGGAGGGCCTGGAGCAGGCGGCCGCCCGGCTCGCCGCCTATGTGGCCAAGGCGGGCGGTGACGTCATGGACGAGCCCGCCACCGCCAAGGCCCTCAGCGGCTACCTGCTGCGCGGCATCGACTGCGGCGCGCTGGACACCGCCGAAGTGGCGGGGCTGACCGGCCTGGCCCGCGCGGACCTGGAGGCCTTCGCCTCGCCGCGCCGGGGAGACCTGACGGTCACCGCTCCGTAG
- a CDS encoding electron transfer flavoprotein subunit alpha/FixB family protein, giving the protein MAEVLVLVDHVDGAVRKPTLELLTLARRIGDPVAVALGAGAGATAGVLGEHGAVRVLTADAPEFAEYLVVPKVDALQAAFEAVSPVAVLVVSSAEGKEVAARLALRVGSGVITDATDVEAGEQGPVATQAAFAASYTTRSRVSRGVPVITVKPNSAPVEPAAAAGAVEGLSVSFGAAATGTKVTSRTPRESTGRPELTEAAIVVSGGRGVNGAENFPLIEALADSLGAAVGASRAAVDAGWYPHTSQVGQTGKSVSPQLYIASGISGAIQHRAGMQTSKTIVAINKDAEAPIFELVDYGVVGDLFAVVPQLTEEINTRKG; this is encoded by the coding sequence ATGGCTGAAGTTCTTGTTCTGGTCGATCACGTGGACGGTGCGGTCCGCAAGCCCACGCTGGAGCTGCTGACGCTGGCGCGCCGGATCGGTGACCCGGTCGCGGTGGCGCTGGGTGCGGGTGCGGGGGCGACGGCCGGGGTGCTGGGTGAGCACGGTGCGGTGCGGGTGCTGACCGCGGATGCGCCGGAGTTCGCGGAGTATCTGGTGGTGCCGAAGGTGGACGCGCTGCAGGCGGCGTTCGAGGCGGTGTCGCCGGTGGCGGTGCTGGTGGTGTCGTCCGCGGAGGGCAAGGAGGTCGCCGCGCGTCTCGCTCTGCGGGTCGGTTCCGGTGTCATCACCGACGCCACGGACGTGGAGGCCGGTGAGCAGGGTCCGGTCGCGACGCAGGCCGCGTTCGCCGCTTCGTACACGACGAGGTCCCGGGTCTCCCGGGGTGTTCCGGTGATCACGGTGAAGCCGAACTCCGCCCCGGTCGAGCCGGCGGCCGCCGCGGGTGCGGTCGAGGGCCTGTCGGTGTCGTTCGGTGCGGCGGCGACGGGTACGAAGGTCACCTCGCGTACGCCGCGCGAGTCGACGGGGCGTCCGGAGCTGACCGAGGCCGCGATCGTCGTCTCCGGTGGCCGCGGGGTCAACGGTGCGGAGAACTTCCCTCTCATCGAGGCGCTCGCGGACAGTCTGGGTGCGGCGGTGGGCGCGTCGCGTGCCGCGGTCGACGCGGGCTGGTATCCGCACACCTCCCAGGTCGGACAGACCGGCAAGTCCGTCTCGCCGCAGCTGTACATCGCGTCCGGTATCTCCGGCGCGATCCAGCACCGGGCGGGGATGCAGACCTCGAAGACGATCGTCGCGATCAACAAGGACGCCGAGGCCCCGATCTTCGAACTCGTCGACTACGGCGTCGTCGGCGACCTCTTCGCCGTCGTGCCCCAGCTCACCGAAGAGATCAACACCCGCAAGGGCTGA
- a CDS encoding electron transfer flavoprotein subunit beta: protein MSLRIVVCVKYVPDATGDRRFADDLTLDREDVDGLLSELDEYAVEQALQIADGADDAEITVVTVGPEDAKDALRKALSMGADRAVHVEDDDLHGSDVMGTSLVLAKAVEKTGYDLVICGMASTDGVMGVLPALLAERLGVPQVTLLSEVAVAGGVVTGRRDGDTASEQVEASLPAVVSVTDQSGEARYPSFKGIMAAKKKPVESLDLDDLGLDADEVGLAGAWTAVDSATERPARTAGTIVKDEGEGGRQLAEFLVGQKFI from the coding sequence GTGAGCTTGAGGATCGTTGTCTGTGTGAAGTACGTGCCCGACGCGACCGGTGACCGGCGTTTCGCCGATGACCTGACGCTGGACCGTGAGGATGTCGACGGTCTGTTGTCGGAGCTGGACGAGTACGCGGTCGAGCAGGCGTTGCAGATCGCCGACGGGGCGGACGATGCGGAGATCACCGTGGTGACGGTGGGTCCGGAGGATGCCAAGGACGCGTTGCGCAAGGCGTTGTCGATGGGTGCGGACAGGGCGGTTCACGTCGAGGACGACGATCTGCACGGCAGTGATGTGATGGGGACGTCGCTGGTGCTGGCGAAGGCTGTGGAGAAGACGGGTTACGACCTGGTGATCTGCGGGATGGCGTCGACGGACGGGGTCATGGGTGTGCTGCCGGCGCTCCTGGCGGAGCGGCTGGGGGTGCCGCAGGTGACGCTGTTGTCGGAGGTCGCGGTGGCGGGTGGTGTGGTGACGGGCCGGCGTGACGGTGACACCGCGTCCGAGCAGGTCGAGGCGTCGCTCCCGGCGGTGGTGTCGGTGACCGACCAGTCGGGTGAGGCTCGTTACCCGTCGTTCAAGGGGATCATGGCGGCGAAGAAGAAGCCGGTGGAGTCGCTGGACCTGGACGATCTGGGGCTGGACGCGGACGAGGTGGGTCTGGCGGGTGCGTGGACGGCGGTCGATTCGGCGACGGAGCGTCCGGCGCGGACGGCGGGCACGATCGTGAAGGACGAGGGTGAGGGCGGCAGGCAGCTCGCCGAGTTCCTCGTGGGCCAGAAGTTCATCTAG
- a CDS encoding flavin reductase family protein, whose translation MTATPDLAPAQTAATPELFRSVFRRHAAGVAVITAAGEYPVGFTATSLTSVAAEPPLISFGVGTSSSSWPVLSEAAYVGVHILGEHQRDLAATFARSGADRFGPSTEWSSGPEGVPLLAGVSAWLVCRVVTRVPAGDHRIVIAEAVAGSPSGVGRPLVYHQGRFTSLRD comes from the coding sequence ATGACGGCAACGCCCGACCTCGCCCCTGCCCAGACGGCCGCCACGCCCGAACTCTTCCGCTCCGTCTTCCGCCGCCACGCCGCGGGTGTGGCCGTGATCACCGCCGCGGGGGAGTACCCGGTCGGCTTCACCGCCACCTCGCTGACCTCCGTCGCCGCCGAACCCCCGCTGATCTCCTTCGGCGTCGGTACGTCCTCCTCCAGCTGGCCCGTGCTGTCCGAGGCCGCGTACGTCGGCGTCCACATACTCGGTGAGCACCAGCGGGACCTGGCCGCGACCTTCGCCCGCAGCGGAGCCGACCGCTTCGGCCCGTCGACCGAGTGGAGCAGCGGCCCCGAGGGGGTTCCGCTGCTCGCCGGCGTGTCCGCCTGGCTCGTCTGCCGTGTCGTGACCCGGGTCCCGGCCGGGGACCACCGCATCGTCATCGCCGAGGCCGTGGCGGGCTCGCCCTCCGGAGTTGGTCGCCCGCTGGTCTATCACCAGGGACGGTTCACGTCTCTGCGAGACTGA
- a CDS encoding TlpA family protein disulfide reductase gives MDGRTHGQRLDAAQLGAELGKRATLVQFSSAFCQPCRATRRTLGDVAGMVDGVAHIEIDAEAHLALVRRLDITKTPTVLVLDAKGEVVRRASGQPRTADVVAALGHAI, from the coding sequence GTGGATGGCCGGACACACGGACAGCGACTCGACGCGGCCCAACTCGGCGCGGAACTCGGTAAACGCGCGACGCTCGTCCAGTTCTCCAGCGCCTTCTGCCAACCGTGCCGGGCGACCCGACGCACCCTCGGCGATGTCGCCGGGATGGTCGACGGGGTCGCCCACATCGAGATCGACGCCGAGGCCCACCTCGCGCTGGTGCGGCGGCTGGACATCACGAAGACGCCGACCGTCCTGGTGCTGGACGCCAAGGGCGAGGTGGTCCGCCGGGCATCCGGCCAGCCCCGCACCGCCGACGTCGTCGCGGCGCTGGGGCACGCCATATGA
- a CDS encoding 1-acyl-sn-glycerol-3-phosphate acyltransferase: protein MAELVYRPVIGAARTLFKALDLKIDTQGSEHIPKTGGAVLVSNHISYLDFIFTGLGALPQKRLVRFMAKESVFRHKISGPLMRGMKHIPVDRDQGEDAYAHALRSLRSGEIVGVFPEATISQSFTLKSFKSGAARLAQEAGVPLIPMALWGTQRIWTKGRPRNFQRSHIPITIRVGEPMEAPSDQYAGAITRRLRERVQELLEAAQRAYPVRPKDASDTWWVPAHLGGTAPTPAEVRELG, encoded by the coding sequence ATGGCAGAACTCGTCTATCGACCGGTCATCGGCGCCGCTCGCACTCTGTTCAAGGCGCTCGACCTGAAGATCGACACTCAGGGTTCGGAGCACATCCCGAAGACCGGTGGTGCGGTGCTGGTCAGCAACCACATCAGCTATCTCGACTTCATCTTCACCGGGCTGGGCGCCCTGCCGCAGAAGCGGCTGGTGCGGTTCATGGCTAAGGAATCGGTCTTCCGGCACAAGATCTCCGGTCCGCTGATGCGGGGGATGAAGCACATCCCGGTCGACCGCGACCAGGGCGAGGACGCGTATGCCCACGCGCTTCGGTCGCTGCGTTCCGGTGAGATCGTCGGGGTCTTCCCCGAGGCCACCATCTCGCAGTCCTTCACCCTGAAGAGCTTCAAGTCGGGTGCCGCGCGCCTCGCCCAGGAGGCCGGGGTCCCGCTGATCCCGATGGCGCTCTGGGGCACGCAGCGGATCTGGACGAAGGGGCGGCCGCGCAACTTCCAGCGCAGCCACATCCCGATCACCATCCGCGTCGGCGAGCCCATGGAGGCGCCTTCCGACCAGTACGCCGGCGCCATCACCCGGCGGCTGCGGGAGCGGGTCCAGGAGCTGCTGGAGGCGGCGCAGCGGGCTTACCCGGTGCGCCCGAAGGACGCGAGCGACACCTGGTGGGTGCCGGCCCATCTCGGCGGTACGGCCCCGACGCCCGCCGAGGTGCGCGAGCTCGGCTGA
- a CDS encoding transglutaminase family protein produces the protein MELTQQSPDIGAYLAADEVIDHEHPRVREAANRLAPDADGAYTYARAAFEFVRDTIPHSADSGDPRVTWRASDVLATRTGICYAKSIALTALLRAGGIPAGLCYQRLVGADGVTPVIHGLVALKLPGAGAGAWGLARVDPRGNKPGVDAQFSLEGERLAWVAREEFDEVDYPVVHAAPPEAILHALKSARDRSELLRNLPAAL, from the coding sequence ATGGAGCTGACACAGCAGTCCCCGGACATCGGCGCGTATCTGGCCGCCGACGAGGTCATCGACCATGAGCATCCTCGGGTCAGGGAGGCGGCGAACCGCCTCGCGCCCGACGCCGACGGTGCATACACATACGCTCGGGCCGCTTTCGAGTTCGTCCGCGACACCATTCCGCACTCCGCCGACTCGGGGGATCCGCGCGTCACCTGGCGCGCCTCCGACGTGCTCGCCACCCGTACCGGCATCTGCTACGCCAAGTCGATCGCGCTCACCGCGCTGCTGCGGGCCGGCGGCATCCCGGCCGGCCTCTGCTACCAACGCCTGGTCGGCGCGGACGGTGTGACCCCGGTGATCCACGGCCTGGTCGCGCTGAAGCTCCCCGGAGCCGGAGCCGGAGCCTGGGGCTTGGCGCGGGTGGATCCGCGGGGCAACAAGCCGGGAGTCGACGCGCAGTTCTCGCTGGAGGGGGAGCGGCTGGCCTGGGTGGCGCGCGAGGAGTTCGACGAAGTCGACTATCCCGTTGTCCATGCCGCACCGCCCGAGGCGATCCTCCACGCGCTGAAGAGCGCCCGGGACCGCTCGGAGCTGCTGCGGAACCTCCCCGCGGCTCTCTGA
- a CDS encoding low specificity L-threonine aldolase: protein MRTDARRHHDPQVRGFASDNYAGAHPEVLAAIALANGGHQVAYGEDEYTGHLQRVMHSHFGPTAEAFPVFNGTGANVVALQALTDRWGAVICAESAHINVDEGGAPERMGGLKLLTVPTPDGKLTPELIDRQAYGWDDEHRAMPQVVSITQNTELGTVYTPDEIRAICDHAHERGMKVHLDGARIANAAASLDVPMRTFTNTVGVDVLSFGGTKNGALFGEAVVVLNPDAVRAMKHLRKLSMQLASKMRFVSVQLEALLARDLWLRNARHANAMAQRLAEGVRAVDGVEILYPVQANAVFARLPHAVSERLQERFRFYFWDEAAGDVRWMCAFDTGEDDVDAFLQALKEEMAR from the coding sequence GTGAGGACCGACGCGCGACGTCACCACGACCCGCAGGTACGCGGCTTCGCCAGTGACAACTACGCGGGCGCGCACCCGGAGGTCCTCGCGGCCATCGCCCTCGCCAACGGCGGCCACCAGGTCGCCTACGGCGAGGACGAGTACACCGGTCACCTCCAGCGCGTCATGCACAGCCACTTCGGCCCCACCGCCGAGGCCTTCCCGGTCTTCAACGGCACGGGCGCCAACGTGGTCGCCCTCCAGGCGCTCACCGACCGCTGGGGCGCCGTCATCTGCGCCGAGTCCGCGCACATCAACGTGGACGAGGGCGGCGCGCCCGAGCGGATGGGCGGGCTGAAGCTCCTCACCGTGCCCACGCCGGACGGCAAGCTCACCCCGGAGCTCATCGACCGGCAGGCGTACGGCTGGGACGACGAGCACCGGGCCATGCCGCAGGTCGTCTCGATCACCCAGAACACCGAGCTGGGCACGGTCTACACCCCCGACGAGATCCGCGCCATCTGCGACCACGCCCACGAGCGCGGCATGAAGGTGCACCTCGACGGGGCCCGGATAGCCAACGCCGCCGCCTCGCTGGACGTGCCGATGCGGACGTTCACCAACACGGTCGGCGTCGATGTGCTGTCCTTCGGCGGCACGAAGAACGGCGCGCTCTTCGGCGAGGCCGTCGTCGTGCTGAACCCGGACGCGGTCCGGGCCATGAAGCACCTGCGCAAGCTCTCCATGCAGCTCGCCTCCAAGATGCGCTTCGTCTCCGTCCAGCTGGAGGCGCTGCTCGCCCGCGACCTGTGGCTGCGCAACGCCCGGCACGCCAACGCCATGGCCCAGCGGCTCGCCGAGGGCGTCCGGGCCGTCGACGGGGTGGAGATCCTCTACCCGGTCCAGGCCAACGCCGTGTTCGCCCGGCTGCCGCACGCGGTCAGCGAGCGGCTCCAGGAGCGCTTCCGCTTCTACTTCTGGGACGAGGCGGCCGGGGACGTCCGCTGGATGTGCGCGTTCGACACCGGCGAGGACGACGTCGACGCCTTCCTCCAGGCGCTCAAGGAAGAGATGGCGCGATAG
- a CDS encoding SDR family NAD(P)-dependent oxidoreductase, giving the protein MNANGTGEGTGVLEGAVIAVAGAAGPAGRATLLRLAEAGATVVGCDAHPERLAEAVDAARYAHGGATVTGETIDLLDLDATRDWAKRTEAEFGRIDGLVHLVGGWRGSPSFQETVLSDWDALEKLLVRTVQSTSLAFQEALERSDRGRYLLISAAGASKPTAGNAAYSSAKAAAEAWTLALGDAFRKAGGEDGPAAAAAILVVKALVNDAMRAERPNAKFAGFTDVTELAEAIAGVWDKPAPEVNGKRLWLTPQT; this is encoded by the coding sequence ATGAACGCGAACGGCACGGGCGAGGGGACCGGTGTGCTCGAAGGCGCGGTGATCGCGGTCGCCGGAGCGGCGGGCCCCGCCGGCCGGGCGACGCTGCTGCGGCTCGCCGAGGCGGGCGCGACGGTCGTCGGGTGCGACGCCCACCCGGAACGGCTCGCCGAGGCGGTGGACGCCGCGCGGTACGCCCACGGCGGCGCGACCGTCACCGGCGAGACCATCGATCTGCTCGACCTCGACGCCACCCGTGACTGGGCCAAGCGCACCGAGGCGGAGTTCGGCCGCATCGACGGCCTGGTCCACCTCGTCGGCGGCTGGCGCGGCAGCCCGTCGTTCCAGGAGACCGTGCTCTCCGACTGGGACGCCCTGGAGAAGCTGCTCGTCCGCACCGTCCAGTCGACCTCGCTGGCCTTCCAGGAGGCCCTCGAACGCAGCGACCGGGGCCGCTACCTCCTGATCAGCGCCGCGGGTGCCAGCAAGCCCACCGCGGGCAACGCCGCCTACTCCTCCGCCAAGGCCGCCGCCGAGGCGTGGACCCTCGCGCTCGGCGACGCCTTCCGCAAGGCGGGGGGCGAGGACGGACCCGCGGCGGCTGCTGCGATCCTGGTGGTCAAGGCACTGGTGAACGACGCCATGCGCGCCGAGCGCCCGAATGCGAAGTTCGCGGGCTTCACCGACGTCACCGAGCTGGCCGAGGCCATCGCCGGCGTGTGGGACAAGCCCGCCCCCGAAGTGAACGGAAAGCGCCTGTGGCTGACCCCGCAAACGTGA